One Lacticaseibacillus rhamnosus genomic window carries:
- a CDS encoding TlyA family RNA methyltransferase, giving the protein MTKVKKERVDVLLVEQGLFESREQAKRSVMAGEVYDQNNQRLDKPGVKIPGDAILHVKGKKMPYVSRGGLKLAKALKVFALDLTGKTVLDIGASTGGFTDVALQNGAKMSYALDVGYNQLAWKLREDPRVKVMERVNFRYSKPEDFTDGPVEFAMTDVSFISLKLILPPLKAILMPHGHAVALIKPQFEAGPAHVGKHGIVRDPQVHRDVLKMIVNFASATGYNVLGLAYSPIKGGEGNIEFLIHLQNADQTPGEIAPTVDIERTLSDAYAALKRP; this is encoded by the coding sequence ATGACAAAAGTAAAAAAAGAACGGGTCGATGTACTGCTTGTGGAGCAAGGCTTATTTGAGTCACGCGAACAGGCCAAGCGTTCGGTGATGGCTGGCGAAGTCTATGATCAGAACAATCAACGTTTGGATAAGCCGGGGGTCAAAATCCCCGGCGATGCCATTTTGCATGTGAAAGGCAAAAAAATGCCGTATGTAAGTCGTGGTGGGCTTAAACTGGCTAAAGCACTGAAAGTATTTGCGCTTGATTTGACGGGTAAAACCGTACTTGACATTGGCGCATCAACTGGCGGCTTTACCGATGTTGCTTTACAAAATGGTGCCAAGATGAGCTATGCCTTGGATGTCGGCTATAATCAACTGGCTTGGAAGCTTCGTGAGGATCCGCGCGTGAAAGTGATGGAACGGGTGAATTTTCGTTATAGCAAGCCTGAAGATTTTACCGATGGCCCCGTGGAATTTGCCATGACCGATGTTAGTTTTATTTCGTTGAAACTCATTTTGCCGCCGCTAAAAGCCATCTTAATGCCGCACGGTCACGCGGTGGCACTCATTAAGCCGCAATTTGAAGCCGGGCCTGCGCATGTTGGGAAGCATGGCATTGTCCGCGATCCTCAGGTTCATCGGGATGTGTTGAAGATGATCGTCAACTTTGCCAGTGCCACCGGCTATAACGTTTTAGGGTTGGCGTACAGTCCAATCAAAGGCGGCGAAGGCAATATTGAATTTTTAATTCATTTGCAAAATGCTGACCAAACCCCTGGAGAAATCGCACCAACTGTTGATATCGAGCGAACCCTTAGTGATGCTTATGCTGCATTAAAACGCCCTTAA
- a CDS encoding polyprenyl synthetase family protein, with the protein MSPTLTDWQTAINHALDEQLATVANPHLRAAMAYSVDAGGKRLRPLLLLSIVAMYDGVVAEALPAATALEFVHTYSLIHDDLPAMDNDDLRRGQPTNHKQFGEALAILAGDALLTDAFAILSQHYPEKGAALVQILAEAAGSSGMVAGQVLDMDGEQTQYDLATLKQMHQAKTGALIQAGVAMGSLFVAIPEADQVALADFAAAFGLGFQIKDDINDVTKTTAELGKTADKDVAEHKNTFPELLGLAGAKQALATQFQQATAALNSLTVDAADLKSILAVLQA; encoded by the coding sequence ATGAGTCCAACGCTAACCGACTGGCAAACAGCAATTAATCATGCTTTAGACGAACAACTGGCAACTGTGGCCAATCCTCATTTGCGTGCGGCGATGGCTTATTCGGTTGATGCAGGCGGCAAGCGGTTGCGGCCGTTGCTGTTATTGAGCATCGTTGCTATGTATGATGGCGTGGTTGCCGAAGCATTACCCGCTGCAACCGCACTTGAATTTGTGCACACCTATTCATTGATTCACGATGATTTACCGGCCATGGATAATGATGATCTTCGCCGCGGTCAGCCCACGAATCACAAGCAATTTGGCGAAGCGCTCGCGATTTTGGCTGGGGATGCGTTGTTAACTGACGCATTTGCTATCTTAAGCCAGCACTATCCGGAAAAAGGCGCTGCACTTGTTCAAATCCTGGCAGAAGCGGCCGGCAGTTCAGGAATGGTTGCAGGCCAGGTACTTGATATGGATGGCGAGCAAACGCAATATGACCTAGCAACTCTCAAACAGATGCATCAGGCTAAAACCGGCGCGCTGATCCAGGCCGGTGTGGCAATGGGTAGTTTGTTTGTCGCGATTCCCGAAGCCGATCAAGTTGCCTTAGCCGATTTTGCGGCTGCTTTTGGTCTGGGTTTTCAAATCAAAGATGATATCAATGATGTGACTAAAACCACCGCGGAATTAGGTAAAACCGCCGATAAGGATGTGGCCGAACACAAAAATACATTTCCCGAACTGCTGGGATTAGCCGGTGCCAAACAAGCATTGGCGACCCAGTTTCAGCAAGCCACTGCTGCGTTAAACAGCCTGACCGTTGATGCAGCCGACTTAAAATCGATTTTGGCGGTGTTACAAGCATGA
- a CDS encoding exodeoxyribonuclease VII small subunit has product MAEPTFEEKLAQLEGIVNQLEQGDVPLEKALDQFKVGVKLSQELEKTLKSAEKTVTEMVSDDGTTQPFQPKEGQQ; this is encoded by the coding sequence GTTTGAAGAAAAACTCGCACAACTTGAAGGCATTGTGAATCAATTAGAACAAGGCGATGTACCGCTTGAAAAAGCCCTAGATCAATTTAAAGTCGGGGTCAAATTGAGTCAGGAACTCGAAAAAACGCTGAAATCAGCAGAAAAGACGGTGACGGAAATGGTGAGCGATGATGGTACCACCCAACCATTTCAGCCCAAAGAAGGCCAACAATGA